The following coding sequences are from one Salvia hispanica cultivar TCC Black 2014 chromosome 3, UniMelb_Shisp_WGS_1.0, whole genome shotgun sequence window:
- the LOC125215227 gene encoding protein indeterminate-domain 7-like, giving the protein MLQGNDSMSNLTSAISNEASINSSSNGNEMVGGTIPQQHMYNPSQPPPNKRRRNLPGNPDPDAEVVALSPHALMATNRFVCEICNKGFQREQNLQLHRRGHNLPWKLKQRSSKDVVRKKVYVCPEPSCVHHDAARALGDLTGIKKHFFRKHGEKKWKCEKCSKRYAVQSDWKAHSKICGTREYRCDCGTLFSRRDSFITHRAFCDALAEESSRAIPQTGPNHHNPQIHPFQNPNFPQLKQETLNFTLPPWLSVPENPFPETPSLAFSAAAPSLMSATALLQKAAQMGVAMRGKMPYLGPDHEDQTNILAARPHHQMGGGQGFSAASSAALAPRDEFAAAYENMAMAAASTSGFQGFEDSFNGMFNGKRNLESFQQGSGGRGGEDGMTRDFLGLRAFPHRDFSNMAGLDQMGSSTTSFDHQNQGPWQS; this is encoded by the exons atgttacaaGGCAATGATTCTATGTCGAATTTAACTTCGGCGATATCGAATGAAGCAAGCATCAATTCGAGCTCAAATGGTAATGAAATGGTTGGAGGTACAATCCCACAGCAGCATATGTACAACCCCTCACAGCCTCCTCCCAACAAGAGGAGAAGAAACCTACCTGGCAATCCAg ATCCGGACGCGGAGGTGGTGGCGCTGTCGCCACACGCGCTGATGGCGACGAACCGGTTCGTGTGCGAGATCTGCAACAAGGGCTTCCAGCGGGAGCAGAACCTGCAGCTGCACCGGCGGGGCCACAACCTGCCTTGGAAGCTCAAGCAGAGGAGCAGTAAAGATGTGGTGAGGAAAAAGGTGTATGTCTGCCCCGAGCCGAGCTGCGTCCATCATGACGCGGCTCGGGCCCTGGGGGACTTGACTGGGATAAAGAAGCATTTCTTTAGGAAGCACGGCGAGAAGAAGTGGAAGTGCGAGAAATGCTCGAAGCGGTACGCTGTCCAGTCCGATTGGAAGGCCCATTCCAAGATATGCGGCACCCGTGAGTACCGATGCGACTGCGGTACCCTCTTTTCCAG GCGCGACAGTTTCATCACGCACAGAGCCTTCTGCGACGCCTTAGCCGAAGAGAGCTCCAGAGCCATCCCCCAAACAGGCCCTAACCATCATAACCCCCAAATCCACCCcttccaaaaccctaatttcccCCAACTCAAGCAAGAAACCCTAAATTTCACCCTCCCTCCGTGGCTCTCCGTCCCGGAAAACCCCTTCCCCGAGACCCCCAGCCTCGCCTTCTCAGCCGCAGCGCCGTCGCTGATGTCAGCGACGGCCCTGCTCCAGAAGGCGGCGCAGATGGGGGTTGCAATGAGGGGGAAAATGCCCTACTTGGGGCCGGACCACGAGGACCAGACTAATATCCTCGCGGCCCGGCCCCATCATCAGATGGGCGGCGGACAGGGCTTCAGTGCGGCCTCGTCCGCGGCCCTGGCGCCTCGGGACGAGTTTGCGGCCGCGTACGAGAATATGGCGATGGCGGCCGCCTCGACGAGCGGGTTCCAAGGGTTTGAGGATAGTTTCAATGGGATGTTCAATGGGAAGAGGAATTTGGAGAGCTTTCAACAAGGCAGTGGCGGACGAGGCGGCGAAGACGGGATGACGAGGGATTTTTTAGGGTTGAGGGCGTTCCCGCATAGGGATTTTAGCAATATGGCTGGGCTTGATCAAATGGGGAGTTCGACGACGTCGTTTGATCATCAAAATCAAGGGCCATGGCAAAGTTGA